Proteins encoded in a region of the Bubalus bubalis isolate 160015118507 breed Murrah chromosome 9, NDDB_SH_1, whole genome shotgun sequence genome:
- the LOC102408859 gene encoding putative protein TPRXL, with amino-acid sequence MASSQPPPPPLLLLALLLLLLKASDTTSSVPTATSTETDNSTSKPLTSPFSSSSPTVGENHTSQEKPETASTSHPNSSSSESTTSHSPSNSGTTSTTQPTSSQPEPDTHPSSGSPRPEHTVTSPSSALGSVSLATLPWSPTHPKPSTGPPSVSLATTDRTFETSGYAPGGSGAPRLHRNPGVVVAVCLLVSALLIGGVIMAVRRCHNGVSEFQKLDEGLVSRRSSSAHHTLP; translated from the exons ATGGCCAGctcccagccgccgccgccgccgcttctATTgctggcgctgctgctgctgctgctgaaagcTTCTGATACGACTTCCTCTGTTCCCACGGCCACCTCTACAG AGACGGACAACTCGACTTCCAAACCTCTGACTTCTCCCTTCAGCTCCAGCTCCCCTACTGTCGGGGAAAACCACACCAGCCAAGAGAAGCCAGAGACGGCCTCCACATCCCATCCCAACAGCTCTAGTTCAGAGTCCACAACCTCCCACAGCCCCTCAAATTCAGGGACAACCTCCACCACCCAGCCCACCTCCTCACAACCAGAGCCAGACACCCACCCCAGCTCTGGCTCCCCCAGGCCGGAGCACACCGTCACCTCCCCCTCTAGTGCCCTGGGTTCTGTCTCCTTGGCCACCCTGCCTTGGAGTCCCACTCACCCCAAGCCCAGCACGGGGCCTCCCTCTGTGTCCTTGGCCACCACTGACCGGACATTCGAGACCTCTGGTTATG CTCCAGGTGGCTCTGGGGCTCCCAGGTTGCACAGGAACCCTGGTGTGGTGGTGGCCGTGTGTCTGCTGGTGTCTGCTTTGCTCATCGGAGGTGTGATCATGGCAGTGAGGCGCTGTCACAACGGGGTTTCTGAGTTCCAGAAGCTGGATGAG gggcttGTGAGCCGAAGGTCATCTTCTGCCCATCACACACTGCCGTGA